One genomic segment of Pedobacter endophyticus includes these proteins:
- a CDS encoding FAD binding domain-containing protein, producing the protein MTPFKFSIADNPTAAIAALTKNDHAAFLGGGTNLLDLMKEHVTNPTEIVDLGKLAFKEIKNTSSGISLGALAKNTDTANHPTIRKDYPLLSKAILAGASAQIRNMATNGGNLLQRTRCSYFYDIAMPCNKRQPGSGCAAIDGFNRMHAVFGWSDKCVAVYPSDMAVALSALNASVKVMAQNSTERTIAIHDFHLLPNDHPEKDNSLKHGELITSIEIPKNNFAEHSAYIKVRDRNSYAFALVSVAVGLEMNGNVIKAANISMGGVAHKPWRATNAEQALVGKAAVLANFEKAAEAEMRLARPLSHNKFKIEMGKNTLINALEAAYKG; encoded by the coding sequence ATGACACCATTTAAATTTTCGATAGCAGACAATCCGACTGCCGCAATTGCCGCCCTTACTAAAAATGACCATGCTGCATTTTTGGGCGGCGGAACAAATCTTCTCGATTTGATGAAAGAGCATGTTACAAACCCAACGGAGATTGTTGATTTAGGCAAGTTGGCGTTTAAGGAGATTAAAAATACCAGTTCTGGCATTAGTTTAGGCGCACTGGCAAAAAATACGGATACGGCAAATCATCCCACAATTAGAAAAGATTATCCCTTGCTTAGTAAGGCTATATTGGCTGGTGCATCGGCACAAATCCGAAACATGGCCACCAATGGCGGCAACCTGTTACAGCGAACACGGTGCAGTTACTTTTACGATATTGCCATGCCATGTAATAAACGGCAGCCTGGTAGCGGTTGTGCTGCCATTGATGGATTTAACAGAATGCATGCCGTATTTGGATGGTCGGATAAGTGTGTTGCGGTATATCCCTCAGATATGGCCGTGGCCCTTTCGGCCTTAAATGCATCGGTTAAGGTAATGGCGCAAAACAGTACAGAGCGCACTATTGCCATTCATGATTTCCACCTATTGCCCAACGATCATCCCGAAAAGGATAACAGTTTAAAACATGGTGAGTTGATCACTTCGATCGAAATTCCCAAAAACAACTTCGCAGAACATTCCGCCTATATCAAGGTAAGAGATCGAAATTCTTATGCCTTTGCACTTGTTTCGGTTGCGGTTGGTTTAGAGATGAACGGAAACGTAATTAAAGCTGCTAACATCTCAATGGGTGGGGTTGCGCACAAACCCTGGCGGGCAACAAACGCTGAACAGGCTTTAGTTGGCAAAGCGGCCGTTTTAGCCAATTTTGAGAAAGCTGCCGAAGCGGAAATGCGCTTGGCAAGGCCATTATCGCACAACAAATTTAAAATCGAAATGGGCAAAAACACCTTAATTAATGCACTTGAAGCCGCCTATAAAGGTTAA
- a CDS encoding (2Fe-2S)-binding protein, which yields MKQNKTQLTPEEKKLFGDLMPEDLEEVIHSGFNRRHFVKLMGLATAGLLASHLIGAEQLFARSLDLEEIPDLIPEAIENGVTVNFKVNSSLSKVTVDSRMTLLDTLRERIGLTGSKKGCDHGQCGACTVIVDGNRVLSCLTLAASCEGKSVITIEGLAKENELNPMQSAFLKHDGFQCGFCTPGQICSAVALMKEAKEGQASFITKDIREHRQGIMLSEEEISERMSGNICRCGAYPNIVAAIKEAQSGKSIEQSWLFAG from the coding sequence ATGAAACAAAACAAAACGCAGCTTACCCCGGAAGAAAAGAAACTTTTTGGCGATTTAATGCCTGAAGATTTGGAAGAAGTTATTCACTCGGGTTTCAACAGAAGACATTTCGTAAAATTAATGGGGCTAGCTACAGCGGGGCTCCTTGCTAGTCACCTTATTGGTGCGGAGCAACTTTTTGCACGTTCGCTTGATTTGGAAGAAATTCCTGATTTGATACCCGAGGCGATTGAAAATGGCGTTACGGTGAACTTTAAGGTGAACTCGAGCTTAAGCAAAGTAACGGTTGATTCGAGAATGACCTTGCTTGATACTTTACGTGAACGGATTGGCTTAACGGGATCGAAAAAGGGTTGCGACCATGGGCAATGTGGTGCATGTACGGTAATTGTAGATGGAAACAGAGTGCTTTCGTGCCTTACACTGGCGGCAAGCTGCGAAGGAAAATCTGTAATCACAATTGAAGGGCTTGCAAAAGAAAACGAGCTCAACCCTATGCAAAGTGCATTTTTGAAACACGATGGTTTTCAATGTGGTTTTTGTACGCCGGGACAAATTTGTTCGGCGGTGGCGCTGATGAAAGAGGCAAAAGAAGGACAGGCAAGCTTCATAACTAAAGATATACGCGAGCACCGACAAGGGATTATGCTATCTGAAGAGGAAATTTCGGAACGGATGTCGGGCAATATTTGCCGATGTGGGGCCTATCCAAACATTGTAGCTGCCATAAAAGAGGCACAAAGCGGCAAAAGTATTGAACAAAGTTGGCTTTTTGCCGGTTAA
- a CDS encoding Crp/Fnr family transcriptional regulator gives MTNIQSHFLSPLIAYINSFAPVSPGLIKEYNAFCQPLLAKKNKFILSPLDYNASVYFLTKGLVRGFIRDGDKDITTWFSTGNEIIGAIRDPEGPGHHSLEYLQALEDCELIEIPYTLIESTFEKFPEGPQIGRKLFALKYYAASERAFLARIPNAADRYHHFLKVSNLDLNRIPIRHLSSYLGMRLETLSRIRGRKD, from the coding sequence ATGACCAACATTCAATCGCATTTTCTATCGCCATTAATAGCCTATATCAATAGCTTCGCCCCTGTTTCGCCGGGCTTAATTAAAGAGTACAATGCGTTTTGCCAACCTTTGCTGGCAAAAAAAAATAAGTTTATCCTTTCTCCACTGGATTATAATGCCTCGGTTTACTTTTTAACGAAGGGATTGGTAAGGGGGTTTATTCGCGATGGCGACAAGGACATTACAACCTGGTTCAGTACTGGAAACGAAATTATCGGCGCAATACGCGATCCGGAAGGGCCTGGACATCACTCGCTAGAATATCTTCAGGCTTTGGAAGACTGCGAACTAATCGAAATTCCATACACACTTATCGAATCGACGTTCGAAAAGTTTCCGGAAGGCCCACAAATTGGCAGAAAGTTATTTGCGCTAAAATATTATGCAGCTTCTGAACGGGCTTTTCTGGCCCGAATTCCGAACGCGGCAGATCGGTACCATCACTTTTTAAAGGTGAGCAATCTGGATCTCAACCGAATCCCCATCCGCCACCTGTCGAGTTATTTGGGAATGAGGTTAGAAACTTTAAGTAGAATTAGGGGAAGAAAGGACTAG
- a CDS encoding molybdopterin-dependent oxidoreductase — translation MEPENKKKTKAPLTIEQKIKRRNFISFGAFFALSGGAFAGWKWLLDAPNETPGITAGTRKPLRKALNKTELFFRNLFSNKHLAKTYPKERAVKNVRVNGLIGISDDKNFDASTWKLEVEIGLAKPMHIGIEEIMALPRTEIIFDFKCVEGWDQIQHWAGVKMKDFIAHYGLNELAEKGYMGLETPNGRYYVGLEKDSVLHPQTILAYEMNGQPLSINHGAPLRLIIPVKYGIKNLKRIGKMYFSSARPRDYWAKRGYDYYSGL, via the coding sequence ATGGAACCGGAGAACAAAAAGAAGACTAAAGCACCACTTACAATTGAGCAGAAAATAAAACGCCGCAACTTTATTTCGTTCGGCGCATTTTTTGCATTAAGTGGTGGCGCATTTGCGGGTTGGAAGTGGCTGCTCGATGCACCAAACGAAACACCGGGCATTACGGCCGGAACCAGGAAACCTTTAAGAAAAGCCTTAAACAAAACGGAACTTTTCTTCCGTAATCTTTTCAGCAACAAACATCTGGCAAAAACATATCCGAAAGAAAGAGCGGTTAAAAACGTTCGCGTAAATGGCTTAATCGGCATTAGTGATGATAAAAATTTTGACGCATCGACGTGGAAGTTGGAAGTGGAAATCGGTTTGGCAAAACCAATGCACATTGGAATTGAGGAGATTATGGCCCTACCGAGAACAGAAATTATCTTCGATTTTAAATGTGTTGAGGGCTGGGATCAAATTCAGCATTGGGCAGGTGTAAAAATGAAGGATTTCATTGCGCATTATGGTCTCAATGAGCTTGCCGAGAAAGGTTATATGGGCCTGGAAACACCAAATGGCCGTTATTATGTTGGGCTTGAAAAAGACAGCGTTTTGCACCCACAAACCATACTGGCGTATGAAATGAACGGCCAACCGCTAAGCATTAATCACGGTGCTCCGTTAAGGTTGATTATTCCGGTGAAATACGGCATTAAAAACTTAAAGCGAATAGGCAAAATGTATTTCAGTAGCGCCCGCCCGAGAGATTACTGGGCAAAACGGGGCTACGATTACTACTCGGGGTTATAA
- a CDS encoding cytochrome b/b6 domain-containing protein, with protein sequence MKEIKEKHSLLMRWTHWVNFPVLAIMIWSGLFIYWANDAYGISIFGFSLIKFFPQWFYQYFHIPHRLAEGMAFHFFFMWFFAINGLLYIIYTLYSGAWRELVPKRNSFREAWQVLLYDLHIGKTTPPQNKYNAAQRIAYTAIILMGAGSLITGLAIYKPVQFFWLCWLCGGYHLARIFHFALTIGYVLFFMVHIIQVILAGWNNFRSVISGFEVVESEASISKKETEKLPENGTGEQKED encoded by the coding sequence ATGAAGGAAATAAAGGAAAAACATTCACTGCTGATGCGATGGACACATTGGGTCAATTTCCCGGTGCTTGCCATTATGATATGGAGTGGCTTGTTTATTTACTGGGCGAATGATGCTTACGGGATTTCGATATTCGGTTTCAGTTTAATTAAGTTTTTTCCGCAGTGGTTTTATCAGTATTTTCATATTCCGCACAGGCTTGCTGAGGGCATGGCATTTCACTTCTTTTTTATGTGGTTTTTTGCAATTAATGGGCTGCTCTACATTATTTATACCCTCTACTCGGGCGCATGGCGAGAACTTGTGCCTAAAAGAAATTCGTTTAGGGAAGCCTGGCAAGTGCTGCTTTACGATTTGCATATCGGCAAAACCACTCCTCCGCAAAACAAGTACAATGCAGCGCAGCGAATCGCCTATACGGCCATTATATTAATGGGCGCCGGCTCGCTAATTACGGGGCTGGCTATTTATAAGCCTGTGCAATTTTTCTGGCTTTGCTGGCTCTGCGGAGGCTATCATCTGGCAAGGATTTTCCATTTTGCGCTAACTATTGGCTATGTGCTTTTCTTTATGGTACACATTATTCAGGTGATTTTGGCCGGATGGAATAATTTCAGATCGGTAATATCGGGCTTCGAAGTTGTAGAAAGCGAAGCGAGTATAAGTAAAAAGGAAACAGAAAAACTACCAGAAAATGGAACCGGAGAACAAAAAGAAGACTAA
- a CDS encoding sigma-70 family RNA polymerase sigma factor, whose amino-acid sequence MNEDKTVTAEIVDGQKLSPITWVEKYADYLYHFAMMRLRDEEVARDLVQDTFLAALQQLSKFEGRSNEKTWLTAIIKNKIADFYRKQSSKKLRELGNAENEQRDFFESDSGHWNTSHEPQAFGLDAENPLLVKELGLILDDCLKKLPALWFSVFSMKHIDDLASAKICATLNLSDSNFWVIMHRTKLNLRACLQKHWN is encoded by the coding sequence ATGAATGAAGACAAAACTGTAACAGCAGAAATAGTTGATGGGCAGAAGCTTAGCCCCATTACCTGGGTAGAAAAATATGCCGATTACCTCTATCACTTCGCCATGATGAGATTAAGGGATGAAGAAGTTGCAAGGGATTTGGTGCAAGATACTTTTTTGGCTGCCTTGCAACAACTATCGAAGTTTGAAGGAAGGAGCAACGAAAAAACCTGGTTAACCGCAATAATAAAGAACAAAATTGCAGATTTTTACAGAAAACAGTCGTCGAAGAAGCTACGGGAGCTTGGAAATGCAGAAAATGAACAACGGGATTTTTTCGAAAGTGACAGCGGCCATTGGAATACCAGCCATGAACCCCAGGCGTTTGGCCTCGATGCAGAAAACCCCTTGCTTGTGAAAGAACTGGGGCTCATTCTTGATGATTGTTTGAAGAAGTTGCCCGCCTTGTGGTTTTCGGTTTTTTCAATGAAACATATCGATGATTTGGCATCGGCAAAAATTTGTGCAACGCTAAACCTTAGCGATTCCAACTTCTGGGTAATTATGCACCGAACAAAACTTAACCTGAGGGCCTGCCTTCAAAAACATTGGAACTGA
- a CDS encoding peroxiredoxin-like family protein codes for MKKLVLFIALVVFLGLHSRAQQGLQAGAVAPGFSGIDQNGKKTSLKALLKTNKAVVLFFYRGQWCPYCNKQVKALQDSLQLLTAKGAFVVGVTPETTENIAKTVKKTGAGFSIISDKNDEIMKAYGVNFMMDEATFTKYKSFGVDLNNSNGNNRRTLPVPATYIIDQSGKVKYVHFDPNYKKRASIKTLLAEL; via the coding sequence ATGAAGAAATTAGTATTATTTATTGCGCTGGTTGTTTTTTTAGGTCTTCATTCCAGGGCGCAACAAGGTTTACAAGCCGGTGCAGTTGCTCCCGGATTTAGTGGCATCGATCAAAACGGGAAAAAGACCAGCCTCAAAGCGTTGTTAAAAACGAATAAGGCGGTTGTGTTATTCTTTTATCGTGGGCAGTGGTGTCCTTACTGCAACAAGCAGGTCAAAGCACTTCAAGATTCGTTGCAGTTGCTTACCGCAAAAGGAGCGTTTGTAGTTGGGGTAACACCAGAAACTACCGAAAACATTGCCAAAACCGTTAAAAAAACCGGAGCGGGATTCTCGATCATCTCCGATAAAAACGATGAAATTATGAAAGCCTATGGCGTAAACTTTATGATGGATGAGGCAACTTTTACAAAATATAAAAGCTTTGGTGTCGATTTGAACAACAGCAATGGCAATAACCGCCGTACCCTTCCGGTGCCAGCCACTTACATTATCGATCAATCGGGAAAGGTGAAATATGTGCACTTCGATCCAAACTACAAGAAAAGAGCTTCCATAAAAACCCTGCTGGCCGAACTTTAA
- a CDS encoding oxygenase MpaB family protein, with protein sequence MEFVDKGSIVRKIWGSTDTVLFIFAGAAAEFSLNKAVDWLYYTGKLPKNPLERLFSTVGYAQKIVFSGFDEANAAIDQIAMIHKQVENARGTKIPDWAYRDVLFMLIDYSIRSFELLERKLNLNEKEEIFDTFYRVGNRMCIAGLPENFSAWKVMHQKQLEEDLICSIFSKDLFMQYKIHLGGLRFYLMHKIQARLVPKRVNELLNLGKSNLIVVILAAYKFCRFLRINKFLRNMILPAKYKAMIANLEVHKNLITISYRSQVFKKKRNPKRRSNSYRILFGVLNLSLLLAVVSALSVHPFRRSRKEKQRRCF encoded by the coding sequence ATGGAATTTGTAGATAAAGGCTCAATTGTTAGAAAAATTTGGGGAAGCACCGACACTGTCCTTTTTATTTTTGCAGGTGCAGCAGCTGAATTTAGTTTAAATAAGGCGGTCGATTGGCTTTATTATACGGGAAAACTGCCTAAAAACCCATTGGAGCGATTATTTTCTACTGTTGGTTATGCTCAAAAAATAGTTTTCTCGGGCTTCGATGAGGCCAATGCAGCGATAGATCAAATTGCGATGATTCATAAACAGGTGGAAAATGCAAGAGGCACAAAAATACCCGATTGGGCCTACCGCGATGTGCTATTTATGTTGATCGATTACTCGATCAGATCTTTTGAATTATTGGAAAGAAAACTCAATTTAAACGAAAAAGAAGAAATCTTCGATACTTTTTACCGGGTTGGAAATCGGATGTGCATAGCCGGCTTGCCAGAAAATTTTAGCGCCTGGAAAGTTATGCATCAAAAACAGCTGGAAGAAGATTTAATTTGTAGCATTTTCTCAAAAGATCTGTTTATGCAATACAAAATACATCTGGGCGGGCTTCGATTTTATTTAATGCATAAAATACAGGCCAGGCTGGTGCCAAAAAGGGTAAACGAACTCTTAAACCTGGGCAAGAGCAACCTTATTGTCGTTATCCTTGCAGCTTATAAATTTTGCCGCTTTCTGCGCATCAACAAATTTTTGAGGAACATGATTTTACCCGCAAAGTACAAAGCGATGATAGCAAACCTGGAAGTTCATAAAAATCTGATTACAATAAGTTACAGAAGCCAAGTTTTTAAAAAAAAACGAAACCCTAAACGCAGATCCAATAGCTATAGGATTTTGTTTGGCGTCTTAAACCTCTCCCTTTTATTGGCGGTGGTTTCTGCGCTGTCTGTACATCCCTTCCGAAGAAGTCGGAAGGAAAAGCAAAGGCGTTGCTTTTAA
- a CDS encoding M1 family aminopeptidase: protein MFKPFVLFVYLLFFFHSNGIAQQSILVENGVSEQLAHKRSSIISNVQYQLHFNIPAALSEEITGREQLTFQLKAVKEALQIDFKQAANQVSKIVVNGKKTDVDLQNEHLIVAAQYLKKGENTVEIDFIAGSSSLNRNPEYLYALFVPDHARSAFPCFDQPNLKARFLLSLTIPAGWKALANGELKNISADGGAQTYQFANSDLLPTYLFSFTAGKYLSVNQKVGARNQEFLHRETDSVKIKLSTDSIFKAHGDAINFLEQWTNIPFPFQKIGFAAIPDFQFGGMEHPGVVQYKASSLFLDGGATKDQLIGRLNLISHETAHMWFGDLVTMNWFNDVWMKEVFANFMADKVTEKLMGKETFDLKFLQDHYPAAYGVDRTLGANAIRQQLDNLQDAGSMYGNIIYHKAPIMMRQLELLMGKDNFQQGIRSYLKKYAYGNATWNDLIGILSTYTEKDLNKWNKVWVNSPGRPIFDYKISYRGEKIDQLSIQQHPEFGEQAVWPQVFTVTLVYADRSENIKVAMNAAKLEIKEAINLPRPKYLIFNTDALGYGLFPIDSNSIEDLVNLKTPLERASAYINLYENLLSGRSLKPASLLELLITGIQKEKNEMNLRLLGGYIGNIYWSFMRPAERVSLAPRLEQVLWQRMQMEPEANNKKILFKTFQDVYLTSAAGATLRQIWHTQQSPAGVKLTEDDYISLAFTLALKSDTVSNFLTVQRDRIANVERKNRISFLMPALSTDVAERNRFFESLADQKNREKEAWVSYALAYLNHPLRHQTSIAYLPKSLELVAEIQRTGDIFFPQSWLGATFNGYQSNEAYQIVTDFLTKHPNYNPKLKGKILQATDNLHRAQKIMSNK, encoded by the coding sequence ATGTTCAAACCGTTTGTTCTATTTGTATATCTTTTATTTTTCTTTCACTCAAACGGCATTGCACAGCAATCAATTTTAGTTGAAAACGGTGTTTCTGAGCAGTTGGCCCATAAGCGCAGCAGTATTATCAGCAATGTTCAATACCAATTGCATTTTAATATTCCCGCTGCTTTAAGCGAAGAAATAACAGGCCGCGAACAGCTTACCTTTCAGTTAAAAGCCGTTAAAGAAGCACTGCAAATCGACTTTAAACAGGCCGCAAATCAGGTGTCGAAGATTGTGGTAAACGGTAAAAAAACTGACGTGGATTTGCAGAATGAGCATTTAATTGTGGCCGCACAGTACCTTAAAAAAGGAGAGAATACGGTGGAGATCGATTTTATTGCGGGCAGCAGCTCATTGAACAGAAATCCCGAATATCTTTACGCTTTATTTGTTCCCGATCATGCCAGAAGTGCTTTTCCCTGCTTCGATCAGCCGAACCTAAAGGCAAGGTTTCTGTTGTCGTTAACCATTCCGGCAGGTTGGAAAGCCTTGGCCAATGGCGAATTAAAAAACATAAGTGCTGATGGAGGCGCCCAAACCTACCAGTTTGCCAACTCGGATCTTTTACCTACTTATTTGTTTTCGTTTACTGCCGGAAAATACCTGTCTGTAAATCAAAAAGTAGGAGCACGCAATCAGGAGTTTTTGCATCGTGAAACCGACAGCGTTAAAATTAAGCTAAGCACCGATTCAATTTTTAAGGCGCATGGCGATGCCATTAATTTTCTCGAGCAATGGACTAACATTCCTTTTCCCTTTCAAAAAATCGGCTTTGCCGCCATTCCCGATTTTCAATTTGGCGGAATGGAGCATCCCGGGGTTGTTCAGTATAAAGCATCGAGCTTGTTTTTAGATGGCGGCGCTACAAAAGATCAGTTAATTGGCCGCCTGAACTTAATTTCGCACGAAACTGCGCATATGTGGTTCGGAGATTTAGTAACCATGAACTGGTTTAACGATGTGTGGATGAAAGAGGTTTTTGCCAATTTTATGGCCGATAAAGTAACAGAGAAACTGATGGGCAAAGAAACTTTCGATCTCAAGTTTCTGCAAGATCATTACCCCGCCGCTTACGGTGTTGATAGAACACTCGGTGCCAACGCCATTAGGCAACAACTTGATAACTTGCAGGATGCAGGTTCCATGTATGGTAATATCATTTATCATAAAGCGCCCATTATGATGCGACAACTTGAGCTTTTGATGGGTAAAGACAACTTTCAACAGGGAATTCGTAGCTACTTAAAGAAATATGCGTACGGCAACGCCACCTGGAACGATTTGATTGGTATTTTAAGTACTTATACCGAAAAAGACCTGAACAAGTGGAATAAGGTTTGGGTAAATAGCCCCGGCCGACCGATTTTTGATTACAAAATCAGCTATCGTGGCGAAAAAATTGATCAACTGAGTATTCAACAGCATCCGGAGTTTGGCGAGCAGGCCGTATGGCCACAGGTATTTACAGTTACGTTGGTGTATGCCGATAGAAGCGAAAATATAAAGGTAGCTATGAATGCGGCGAAGCTTGAAATAAAGGAAGCCATAAACCTACCGCGACCGAAATATTTAATCTTTAATACAGATGCGTTGGGTTATGGTTTATTTCCTATCGATTCTAATAGCATTGAAGATTTGGTAAACTTGAAAACGCCGCTCGAAAGGGCCTCGGCCTATATCAATCTTTACGAAAATTTGTTATCCGGCAGGTCGTTAAAGCCAGCTTCGTTACTCGAGCTTTTGATCACAGGCATTCAAAAAGAAAAAAATGAAATGAACCTGCGTTTGCTTGGAGGTTATATCGGCAATATTTACTGGTCGTTTATGCGGCCTGCCGAGCGAGTATCGCTGGCACCCAGGTTAGAGCAGGTTTTGTGGCAGCGCATGCAAATGGAACCTGAGGCGAACAACAAAAAAATACTCTTTAAAACCTTTCAAGATGTTTATCTAACCAGTGCCGCAGGTGCAACCCTTCGCCAGATATGGCACACACAGCAATCGCCCGCAGGCGTTAAATTAACCGAAGATGATTACATCAGCCTGGCGTTTACCCTTGCTTTGAAAAGCGATACCGTTTCTAACTTTTTAACCGTGCAGCGAGATAGAATAGCCAATGTTGAACGCAAAAACAGGATCAGTTTTTTAATGCCTGCGCTATCAACCGATGTTGCAGAAAGAAATCGATTCTTTGAAAGCCTTGCCGACCAAAAAAACAGAGAAAAAGAGGCTTGGGTAAGTTACGCATTGGCTTACCTTAACCATCCGCTAAGGCACCAAACCTCAATTGCCTATTTGCCGAAAAGTTTGGAATTGGTGGCCGAAATTCAGCGAACTGGCGATATTTTCTTCCCACAATCGTGGCTTGGCGCAACATTTAACGGCTACCAAAGTAATGAGGCCTACCAAATAGTAACCGACTTTTTGACTAAACATCCAAATTATAACCCCAAATTGAAAGGCAAGATTTTACAGGCTACAGATAATCTTCACCGTGCGCAGAAGATTATGAGCAACAAATAG
- a CDS encoding SDR family oxidoreductase codes for MENENTMTRRKALGGLGLGLAAIAVSPVVGAAEMPLEMNPLGNALEDPTTKYPKPPFTHQNQPWPALASKMNPRPDHGEESYKGSGRLMGRKALITGGDSGMGRAAAIAYAREGADVAINYLPQEEPDAKEVVALIKKAGRKAVAIPGDIRDEAFCQKLVSEAVKQLGGLDIVVSNAARQQSTESLLDLTTEQFDWTIKTNIYAPFWIIKASIPHLKPGSSIIGTTSVQATDPSPDLFDYAQTKAATTNFVKSLAKQLGPKGIRVNGVAPGPIWTPLQMGGGSTPEKLKNFGGETPLGRPGQPAELASIYVQLAANDASFSTGQIYGAAGGSGQP; via the coding sequence ATGGAAAACGAAAACACAATGACCCGACGTAAAGCCCTGGGTGGCCTGGGTTTAGGACTTGCTGCAATTGCAGTTTCGCCGGTAGTAGGCGCAGCAGAAATGCCACTGGAAATGAACCCTTTAGGAAATGCACTTGAAGATCCGACTACAAAATATCCGAAGCCACCTTTTACGCATCAAAACCAACCTTGGCCGGCGCTTGCCAGTAAAATGAACCCGAGGCCGGACCATGGGGAAGAAAGCTATAAAGGTTCTGGCCGATTAATGGGAAGAAAGGCGCTTATTACCGGCGGAGACTCGGGAATGGGACGTGCAGCAGCCATTGCGTATGCCAGAGAGGGCGCCGATGTAGCGATAAACTACCTTCCGCAAGAAGAACCTGATGCAAAAGAAGTAGTGGCCCTGATAAAAAAAGCGGGCAGAAAGGCTGTGGCTATTCCCGGTGATATCCGTGACGAAGCATTTTGCCAGAAACTGGTTAGTGAAGCGGTGAAGCAACTTGGCGGGTTGGATATTGTGGTCAGCAACGCCGCACGCCAGCAGTCTACCGAATCGCTTTTGGATTTAACTACGGAGCAATTCGACTGGACGATTAAGACGAACATATATGCTCCTTTTTGGATTATCAAAGCTTCGATACCGCATTTAAAACCGGGCTCATCAATTATTGGAACAACCTCAGTTCAGGCTACAGATCCATCGCCAGATTTATTCGATTATGCGCAAACAAAGGCTGCCACCACTAATTTTGTGAAATCGCTGGCAAAGCAACTTGGCCCGAAAGGAATTAGGGTAAACGGAGTAGCACCGGGACCAATATGGACGCCGCTGCAAATGGGTGGAGGCTCGACACCGGAGAAGTTAAAGAATTTTGGCGGAGAAACACCGCTCGGCCGACCCGGACAACCTGCCGAACTGGCCTCGATATATGTACAACTGGCGGCTAATGATGCAAGTTTTTCAACGGGGCAAATTTACGGTGCAGCCGGTGGAAGTGGACAGCCGTAA